From one Triticum urartu cultivar G1812 chromosome 3, Tu2.1, whole genome shotgun sequence genomic stretch:
- the LOC125546834 gene encoding ethylene-responsive transcription factor ERF010-like gives FASPPPRRRETWGYRGVRARPSGGFSAEIRFRRMRLGLSNFDTANEAARAYDAAVWRLRWPHRTLNFPNMPTRERAQELAPLPRLSTNEDRRDNRRREHRLGIAEIDEEAMALWRQHFPHDIINEREFYVQRRAERDKRRAERAAYREDKRRRKADAQFNMRLEAVSPWESDDDRYLHTYSQTSEEDITEEESDDVE, from the coding sequence ttcgcctcgccgccgccgcgtcgcCGAGAAACTTGGGGATACCGCGGCGTCCGCGCGCGCCCCTCTGGCGGCTTCTCCGCCGAGATCCGATTCCGCAGGATGCGCCTCGGCCTCAGCAATTTCGACACCGCCAACGAGGCCGCCCGTGCGTACGACGCGGCGGTGTGGCGCCTCCGGTGGCCTCATAGAACATTGAACTTCCCCAACATGCCGACGCGGGAGCGGGCGCAGGAGCTCGCGCCTCTGCCGCGGCTTAGCACCAACGAGGATCGTCGCGACAACCGGAGGCGGGAGCACCGTCTCGGCATTGCCGAGATTGACGAGGAAGCCATGGCGCTGTGGCGCCAACACTTCCCGCATGACATCATCAACGAGCGTGAGTTCTACGTGCAAAGGAGGGCGGAGAGGGATAAGAGGAGGGCGGAGCGAGCCGCCTATCGCGAGGACAAGCGTAGGCGAAAAGCAGATGCTCAATTCAACATGAGGCTAGAAGCAGTGTCGCCCTGGGAATCCGACGACGATCGGTATCTTCACACCTACAGTCAGACGTCAGAGGAGGACATTACCGAGGAGGAGTCGGACGACGTGGAGTAG